The following coding sequences lie in one Rutidosis leptorrhynchoides isolate AG116_Rl617_1_P2 chromosome 6, CSIRO_AGI_Rlap_v1, whole genome shotgun sequence genomic window:
- the LOC139852888 gene encoding peptide chain release factor PrfB3, chloroplastic produces MAAETAATPFNRYYGCTRRRYIAGIRNRHRLLIPAAAASSQPMDIHTSNSYKQLGMFSLRKKIEDSVNRAEILGLSALEFEEARRVKQEEMIQEYDLWDDLGKSSDILIKLADSAKVVDALKDLTYKVEEAKLITELAEMDIINYALLKQAYSTSVDVSKFLDKYEMSKLLKGKYEFEGACIIIEAGSEGIRSEVWAEQLVGMYMKWAKKQGLKGRIVEKKCASRSLGIKSVIIEFEQKYAYGYFLGEKGTHRMITSHPASLSEVSSAAVDVIPLFLDETPALTVDEKDLKFNYISLCEDDRGRKGSMVQIQHASTGLTVHSSGERNQFSNKMKALNRLKANLLVILNDQGVSDVSRIKNDAIIDPWHLETRRYVFRPYKLVQDVKTGIQLADPNYVLSGNLDPFISAHINNRQVCDM; encoded by the exons ATGGCGGCTGAAACAGCAGCAACACCCTTCAACCGTTACTACGGTTGTACTCGCCGGAGGTACATCGCCGGAATAAGAAACCGTCACCGGCTGTTAATTCCAGCTGCAGCAGCTTCTTCTCAACCCATGGATATCCACACCAGCAATTCCTACAAACAACTTG GTATGTTCTCATTGAGAAAGAAGATAGAAGATTCAGTAAATCGTGCCGAGATTTTGGGTTTGAGTGCTTTGGAGTTTGAAGAAGCAAGACGAGTCAAACAGGAAGAAATGATTCAAGAATATGATTTGTGGGACGATTTAGGCAAGTCTAGCGATATCTTGATCAAGTTAGCTGATAGTGCTAAGGTTGTTGATGCTCTTAAAGACCTTACATACAAG GTTGAAGAAGCCAAGCTAATCACAGAGTTGGCTGAAATGGACATTATAAATTATGCACTTCTTAAGCAGGCGTATTCCACATCGGTAGATGTTAGCAAGTTTTTGGATAAATATGAGATGTCGAAACTTCTTAAAGGGAAATATGAATTTGAGGGAGCTTGCATTATAATAGAAGCAGGATCTGAAGGAATTCGATCCGAG GTATGGGCAGAACAACTTGTAGGAATGTACATGAAATGGGCCAAGAAGCAAGGGTTAAAGGGAAGGATAGTTGAGAAGAAATGTGCATCAAGATCATTGGGTATCAAGTCTGTAATAATTGAATTTGAACAGAAATACGCTTATGGTTACTTTTTAGGTGAAAAGGGTACTCACCGAATGATAACGTCTCATCCCGCATCCTTATCTGAG GTTAGTTCAGCTGCTGTTGATGTGATACCTCTTTTCCTTGATGAAACACCTGCATTAACCGTTGATGAGAAAGACTTGAAGTTCAACTACATCTCATTATGTGAAGATGATCGAGGTCGAAAAGGGTCTATGGTTCAAATTCAACATGCTTCAACCGGCTTGACGGTTCACTCATCAG GGGAAAGGAACCAATTTTCAAACAAGATGAAGGCCCTTAATCGGTTAAAAGCGAACCTTCTAGTAATATTGAATGACCAAGGAGTTTCTGATGTTAGCAGAATCAAGAACGATGCTATTATCGACCCTTGGCACCTTGAAACCCGAAGGTATGTGTTTCGGCCATACAAGCTTGTTCAAGATGTAAAAACTGGCATTCAATTGGCAGACCCGAATTACGTTTTAAGTGGGAATCTTGACCCGTTTATTAGTGCTCATATAAACAATAGACAAGTATGTGACATGTGA
- the LOC139853965 gene encoding uncharacterized protein — MLEEFDPIIKEHVRRITNYELHVHYLGHKIQNELILMLGDEIKKHIIKEVKEAKYYSIILDCTPYSSNQEQMSMIVRYVKFTSNSVIVEESFLGFLNVNDTTGKGLFDMTLEELKRIGLDVNDMRGQRYDNGANMKGIHQGVQMRFLKENPRAFYTPCGCHSLNLTLCDMANSCVKGKNFFGQIQRIYTIFHNSVNRWKILKHNVKDLNVKPLSQTRWESRVECLKAIKTQLVEIREALLEVGEKDKDAAIASEANSIAEKELGEFDFLVSIVIWYQVLNEVNIVSKKLQSKDMNIEIAIKEINRLLEYFKDYRETGFTKAIDEAKEIAVKMDIDPVFPEKRLIRRKKRSDESSTILSLETRFDQFKNYDKLFGFLFPHNLRGIEDKDLKLFCNELENKLKYEGKSDIDGHELYMELKSFDIIGAGEFKNPSDILMHLNEAQEYFPNARIAYRILLTIPVTVASAERSFSKLKLLKNYLRSTMSQQRLGGLAMITIENEILESINCEEVIKQFATKNARLASKIIVLGPFFFASFGALKFSGPALTSCIRGSTTPLLPTCPPQNAGGSPYRGVAGQHESGVLVAAT; from the exons ATGTTGGAAGAGTTTGACCCGATTATTAAAGAGCATGTGCGACGAATCACTAATTATGAGCTTCATGTGCATTATCTTGGGCACAAGATCCAAAACGAGCTAATTCTTATGTTGGGTGATGAGATTAAAAAACATATCATAAAGGAGGTAAAGGAAGCAAAGTATTACTCAATCATACTTGATTGTACTCCTTATTCAAGTAATCAAGAACAAATGAGCATGATTGTGAGGTATGTAAAGTTCACCTCTAATTCAGTTATTGTTGAGGAGTCTTTTTTAGGATTTTTGAATGTTAATGACACCACGGGAAAAGGTCTATTTGATATGACACTTGAGGAATTAAAGCGTATTGGTCTTGATGTAAATGATATGCGTGGTCAAAGATATGACAATGGTGCAAACATGAAAGGAATACATCAAGGAGTGCAAATGAGATTTTTAAAGGAGAATCCCAGAGCATTTTACACACCTTGTGGTTGTCATTCACTTAATCTTACATTATGTGATATGGCTAATAGTTGTGTTAAGGGAAAGAACTTTTTTGGACAGATTCAACGTATATATACTATTTTTCATAATTCTGTTAATCGGTGGAAAATTTTGAAACATAATGTTAAAGATTTGAATGTTAAGCCATTGTCTCAAACTCGTTGGGAAAGTCGTGTTGAGTGTCTTAAAGCTATTAAAACGCAACTTGTAGAGATACGAGAAGCTTTACTTGAAGTTGGAGAAAAAGATAAAGATGCTGCAATTGCTAGTGAAGCAAATTCAATAGCTGAAAAAGAACTTGGTGAGTTTGACTTTTTGGTATCAATTGTCATTTGGTATCAAGTATTAAACGAGGTGAACATTGTGAGCAAAAAGTTACAATCAAAAGATATGAATATCGAGATTGCTATCAAAGAAATAAACAGATTGCTTGAGTACTTTAAGGATTATAGAGAAACTGGTTTTACAAAAGCTATTGATGAAGCTAAGGAGATTGCAGTTAAAATGGACATTGACCCAGTATTTCCAGAAAAACGTTTGATTCGCAGGAAAAAAAGATCTGATGAGAGTTCAA CTATTCTTTCTCTTGAAACAAGATTTGATcaatttaaaaactatgataagttaTTTGGTTTCTTATTTCCGCATAACTTGAGGGGAATTGAAGACAAAGATCTAAAGTTGTTTTGTAACGAATTGGAAAATAAACTCAAGTATGAAGGAAAATCGGATATCGATGGTCATGAACTTTATATGGAGTTGAAGTCATTTGACATAATAGGAGCCGGTGAATTTAAGAATCCTTCAGATATTTTGATGCATTTGAATGAGGCTCAAGAATATTTTCCAAACGCAAGGATTGCATATAGAATATTATTGACTATTCCAGTTACAGTGGCATCTGCGGAAAGGAGCTTTTCAAAGCTGAAGTTATTGAAAAATTACCTACGATCGACAATGTCCCAACAAAGACTGGGTGGATTGGCGATGATAACTATTGAGAATGAAATCTTAGAGAGTATAAATTGTGAAGAGGTAATTAAACAATTTGCTACCAAGAATGCGAGGCTAGCTTCAAAAATCATTG TCTTGGGGCCTTTTTTCTTCGCATCGTTCGGGGCACTTAaattctcgggaccggccctgACCAGTTGTATCAGGGGTTCCACAACCCCGTTGTTGCCGACGTGTCCACCCCAAAACGCCGGAGGCTCGCCGTATCGCGGCGTTGCCGGCCAACACGAGTCAGGCGTTTTGGTTGCTGCAACGTGA